The following proteins are encoded in a genomic region of Paenibacillus sp. FSL R7-0273:
- a CDS encoding NAD(P)-dependent oxidoreductase, whose amino-acid sequence MDVVVIGASGIIGQAVVQEALKRKHEVTAAVRNPEAVELQHERLQVVGIDVLDPASVAAAVTGHGEIISAFGPEEGQENDLLKVADSLIEGLQRAGVERLIIVGSAGSLKTESGEWLMDTADFPEELRPLAAAHAHAYEIYRGSALDYTYISPPAAVITGRRTGMFRIGLDRLITDENGESSISVEDLAVAIVDELEEGNFSRERFTVAY is encoded by the coding sequence ATGGATGTAGTGGTAATAGGAGCGTCAGGAATTATTGGACAGGCTGTTGTACAAGAGGCTTTAAAAAGAAAGCATGAGGTAACTGCAGCCGTCCGCAATCCGGAAGCAGTGGAGCTGCAGCATGAACGACTGCAGGTGGTAGGCATCGATGTGCTTGATCCGGCATCTGTTGCTGCAGCAGTAACGGGGCACGGTGAAATTATCAGTGCCTTCGGGCCTGAGGAGGGACAGGAAAATGACCTGCTCAAGGTGGCGGATTCCCTGATCGAAGGGCTGCAGCGGGCTGGTGTAGAGCGTCTGATTATAGTAGGCAGCGCAGGCAGTCTGAAGACTGAATCCGGGGAATGGCTGATGGACACGGCAGACTTCCCGGAGGAGCTTCGTCCGCTGGCCGCAGCCCACGCTCATGCTTATGAGATTTATAGGGGCTCAGCGCTGGATTATACGTATATCAGCCCGCCCGCTGCCGTCATTACCGGCCGCCGGACCGGCATGTTCCGGATCGGCCTCGACCGGCTGATTACAGACGAGAACGGGGAGAGCAGCATCAGTGTGGAGGATTTAGCAGTAGCAATCGTTGACGAGCTTGAGGAAGGCAACTTCAGCCGGGAACGGTTCACTGTAGCGTACTAA
- a CDS encoding bifunctional ADP-dependent NAD(P)H-hydrate dehydratase/NAD(P)H-hydrate epimerase produces the protein MELVTAEEMRRLDRMTIERLGIPAIALMENAGRAIAEEVIAFCRSRQYSCGAGRPGDRADGCGQSIESDIVRRTFAGGRSTIGDELIIGPPRDFRVSGDRALTLDTAAAEHWLILVGKGNNGGDGLAAARHLREAGIAVTLVYAAAPETLAGEAAVQHGAAAALGIPAAVHGRDVIDFAGCTGIVDALLGTGSAGAPRGAYAALIAAANVSGKPVVSADIPSGLDADTGELHEPCIHAAVTVCLALLKRGLVQYPGAGAAGRVVVRSIGIPAALARQAGVQASLLTPEVLQTRLGIDVSRRRSPEGHKGTYGHVLLAAGSLSMSGAGLLAARAALRAGCGLVTWALPAALMPYVIGAAPEVMLAAAGGGEDGTWNAGTAAEVLRLSGKCDVAATGPGLGRFAGDKEWLRMLWEGIESPLVLDADALNILAECDRTGWSGPERPVILTPHPGEMARLAGVSTAEVQRDRIGLAQAYAVQHGVILVLKGAHTVIASPEGEVYVNATGHPGMGTGGAGDVLTGIISGLLAQGLGAVQAAAFGVYLHGLAGERAAGSRNHPSALVAGDIIGAL, from the coding sequence ATGGAGCTGGTTACTGCGGAGGAAATGCGGCGGCTGGACCGCATGACGATTGAGAGGCTCGGCATCCCGGCGATTGCGCTGATGGAGAACGCCGGGCGTGCTATTGCTGAGGAGGTAATTGCCTTCTGCCGGAGCAGGCAATACAGCTGCGGGGCCGGGCGGCCCGGCGACAGAGCAGACGGGTGCGGGCAGAGCATAGAGAGTGACATTGTGCGCAGGACCTTCGCCGGCGGCAGGAGTACTATTGGTGATGAGCTTATCATTGGTCCGCCGCGTGACTTCAGGGTCAGCGGCGACCGCGCGCTGACCCTGGACACTGCCGCCGCCGAGCATTGGCTGATCCTCGTCGGCAAAGGCAACAACGGCGGCGACGGCCTCGCCGCCGCCCGGCACCTGCGTGAGGCGGGCATCGCCGTCACGCTGGTGTACGCGGCCGCGCCGGAGACGCTGGCCGGGGAAGCCGCCGTGCAGCACGGTGCTGCTGCGGCGCTGGGGATTCCGGCCGCTGTGCACGGCCGGGACGTCATCGACTTTGCCGGGTGCACCGGCATTGTCGATGCACTGCTCGGCACCGGAAGCGCGGGAGCGCCGCGCGGTGCCTATGCGGCCCTGATTGCCGCGGCAAATGTCAGCGGCAAGCCGGTGGTGTCCGCGGACATCCCCAGCGGGCTGGACGCGGACACAGGGGAGCTGCATGAGCCGTGCATTCATGCAGCAGTGACGGTCTGCCTCGCGCTGCTCAAGCGCGGGCTGGTGCAGTATCCCGGCGCGGGGGCAGCCGGGAGGGTTGTGGTCCGCTCCATCGGCATACCTGCCGCTCTGGCCCGGCAGGCCGGGGTGCAGGCCAGCCTGCTGACCCCGGAAGTGCTGCAGACACGTCTCGGTATCGACGTGTCGCGCCGCCGCTCGCCCGAAGGGCATAAGGGCACCTACGGCCATGTCCTGCTGGCGGCAGGAAGCTTGTCCATGAGCGGTGCCGGGCTGCTCGCGGCGCGGGCTGCGCTGCGGGCAGGCTGCGGTCTGGTGACCTGGGCGCTGCCCGCGGCACTGATGCCGTATGTAATCGGTGCTGCCCCGGAGGTCATGCTGGCTGCCGCTGGCGGCGGGGAGGACGGCACCTGGAATGCGGGAACAGCAGCGGAGGTGCTGCGGCTTAGTGGTAAATGCGATGTGGCTGCCACAGGTCCGGGTCTGGGCCGGTTTGCCGGAGACAAGGAGTGGCTCCGCATGCTTTGGGAAGGAATCGAAAGCCCGCTGGTGCTGGACGCAGATGCACTTAATATACTGGCGGAATGTGACCGCACCGGATGGTCCGGCCCGGAGCGGCCGGTTATTCTGACACCCCATCCCGGAGAAATGGCCCGGCTAGCGGGCGTATCCACTGCGGAGGTGCAGCGTGACCGGATCGGTCTTGCCCAGGCGTATGCTGTACAGCACGGCGTAATTCTGGTGCTTAAAGGAGCACATACCGTAATTGCTTCACCTGAGGGTGAAGTCTATGTCAACGCCACTGGCCATCCTGGAATGGGGACGGGCGGAGCGGGCGATGTGCTGACAGGAATCATCTCCGGCCTGCTCGCCCAGGGCCTGGGTGCTGTCCAGGCAGCAGCCTTCGGCGTGTACCTGCACGGTCTGGCCGGCGAGCGGGCGGCCGGCTCACGGAATCATCCGTCGGCACTGGTCGCCGGAGATATTATCGGGGCGCTGTAG
- a CDS encoding SDR family oxidoreductase, with protein MNPTYPFYGEQTVCRAQKIAFPPQHQNRQPGLESLMNPRPISEDPEICGSGRLKGMVALISGGDSGIGRAAAIAFAREGADVAIAYLYEASDAADTARRIEQLGRRCLRIETDLRYRSNCFEAVEQTVQTFGRLNILVNNLAVQYPQHSLLDITEEQLYQTFQTNIFPYFFMSQAALKHLKKGASIINTASITAYQGNKELIDYSSTKGAVVTFTRSLALSLAESGIRVNSVAPGPVWTPLIPSSYSAAEVSVFGTDTPLGRAAQPYELAGAYVYLASPDSAYVTGTCIHVNGGDMVTS; from the coding sequence ATGAACCCAACCTATCCCTTTTACGGGGAACAGACGGTATGCCGTGCACAAAAAATCGCCTTTCCCCCGCAGCACCAGAACCGCCAGCCCGGACTCGAGAGCCTGATGAATCCCCGGCCGATCAGTGAAGACCCGGAAATCTGCGGCAGCGGAAGGCTGAAGGGCATGGTGGCCCTGATCAGCGGCGGAGACAGCGGGATCGGCAGGGCGGCGGCTATCGCTTTTGCCCGGGAAGGGGCGGATGTAGCCATTGCTTACCTCTATGAAGCCTCCGATGCTGCGGACACAGCCCGGCGAATTGAACAGCTTGGCAGGCGCTGCCTGAGGATTGAGACGGATCTGCGGTACAGAAGCAACTGCTTTGAGGCGGTGGAGCAGACTGTACAGACCTTTGGCAGACTCAACATTCTGGTCAACAATCTTGCGGTGCAGTATCCGCAGCACAGTCTGCTGGATATTACGGAGGAGCAGCTGTACCAGACCTTTCAGACTAATATTTTCCCGTATTTTTTCATGAGCCAGGCCGCACTGAAGCACCTGAAAAAAGGCGCCTCGATCATCAACACCGCCTCGATCACCGCTTACCAGGGCAATAAGGAGCTGATTGATTACTCCTCAACCAAAGGCGCTGTCGTCACCTTTACACGCTCCCTTGCCCTGTCACTTGCCGAAAGCGGGATCCGCGTCAACAGCGTGGCTCCCGGTCCCGTATGGACTCCGCTCATCCCTTCGAGCTACTCCGCCGCCGAGGTCAGTGTATTTGGAACCGATACGCCGCTGGGGCGGGCAGCACAGCCCTATGAGCTGGCAGGCGCTTATGTGTACTTAGCAAGCCCTGACTCCGCGTACGTAACCGGCACCTGCATTCATGTCAATGGAGGAGATATGGTCACAAGCTGA
- a CDS encoding GNAT family N-acetyltransferase — protein MRYREMMAEDYEAASRLWGNTAGMGLSRADSREGIIQFLGRNPGMSQVCETENGTLAGTVLCGHDGRRGYLYHVAVSTVCRGKGAGREMVTRALSALREAGIAKCHLMVIEGNRPGRSFWSGTGWEERDGIVLFSQNT, from the coding sequence ATGCGTTACAGAGAAATGATGGCAGAGGATTATGAGGCAGCCTCCAGGCTGTGGGGAAATACGGCCGGTATGGGCCTGAGCAGGGCCGATTCCAGGGAAGGAATCATACAGTTTCTCGGGCGTAATCCGGGGATGAGCCAGGTATGCGAGACGGAAAACGGTACGCTGGCCGGCACGGTGTTATGCGGTCATGACGGCCGCAGAGGGTATTTGTACCATGTGGCTGTCAGTACAGTCTGCCGGGGTAAGGGAGCCGGCCGCGAAATGGTGACGCGTGCGCTTTCAGCACTTCGTGAAGCAGGTATAGCGAAATGCCATCTGATGGTGATTGAAGGAAACAGACCGGGGCGCAGCTTCTGGTCGGGAACAGGCTGGGAGGAGCGGGACGGCATCGTGCTCTTTTCGCAGAATACATAA
- the sdaAB gene encoding L-serine ammonia-lyase, iron-sulfur-dependent subunit beta: protein MRFKDVFSIIGPAMVGPSSSHTAGAARIGRAARQVLGEMPREAEVIFFGSFAATYQGHGTDRAIAGGLLDFATDDHRLPDSVELAAEAGMDISFRQGTGLFPHPNTVRLRLVGRDTGTELTLTGISIGGGNIEIVDIDGFGVKLTGMYPTVLINHMDYLGVLASVTDVMRKGQFNIGHMSLDRKNRSGAALTVLELDEPATAELLQELQALAAVKSVKVVDLNGVKQEQKGKESTT from the coding sequence ATGCGCTTCAAGGATGTATTTTCAATTATCGGTCCGGCGATGGTCGGACCTTCAAGCTCCCATACTGCCGGTGCCGCGCGGATCGGCCGTGCTGCCCGTCAGGTGCTGGGCGAGATGCCGCGTGAGGCGGAGGTTATTTTCTTCGGCTCGTTTGCCGCCACCTATCAGGGGCACGGGACGGACCGGGCTATTGCCGGCGGACTGCTGGATTTTGCCACGGATGACCACAGGCTGCCGGATTCGGTCGAACTGGCCGCTGAGGCGGGGATGGACATTTCCTTCCGGCAGGGAACAGGCCTGTTCCCCCATCCGAACACGGTCAGGCTCCGTCTTGTCGGCCGGGACACCGGTACGGAGCTGACGCTGACAGGAATCTCAATCGGCGGCGGAAATATTGAAATTGTGGATATCGACGGCTTCGGAGTCAAGCTGACCGGGATGTATCCAACCGTGCTGATTAACCATATGGATTATCTTGGCGTGCTGGCCAGCGTTACGGATGTAATGCGCAAAGGACAGTTTAATATCGGCCATATGTCACTTGACCGCAAAAACCGCAGCGGTGCAGCACTCACCGTGCTGGAGCTGGATGAACCGGCCACAGCGGAGCTGCTGCAGGAGCTGCAGGCCCTCGCGGCCGTCAAATCGGTCAAAGTGGTGGACTTGAACGGAGTCAAGCAAGAACAGAAAGGGAAGGAAAGCACAACATGA
- the sdaAA gene encoding L-serine ammonia-lyase, iron-sulfur-dependent, subunit alpha, with product MNFQTLSQLAVLCKERGLGIGALMLAEQSEESGRPQSQEFATMKEYYGVMKEAVHRGMTQDTTSRSGLTGLDAQRVGDYNAAGEPLLGGPAGQAMAYALAVSEVNASMGRIIATPTAGSCGIIPGVFLSCQERFGWDDDYMVSGLFAAGAIGYVIANNSFVSGAEGGCQAEVGSAIGMAAGALTELRGGTPAQAVHAVGLALKNTLGLICDPVGGLVEIPCIVRNGFGAVTALAAADMALAGVRSVIPSDEVIKVMLEVGSAMPEKHRETAGGGLAQTPTGRQIMKDLRNKKG from the coding sequence ATGAATTTTCAAACACTGAGCCAGCTGGCTGTATTATGTAAGGAACGGGGACTTGGCATCGGCGCGCTGATGCTGGCGGAGCAGAGCGAGGAATCAGGGCGTCCGCAGAGCCAGGAATTCGCTACGATGAAGGAGTATTACGGGGTTATGAAAGAGGCGGTACACCGCGGAATGACCCAGGATACAACCTCGCGCAGCGGTCTGACGGGCCTTGATGCCCAGCGGGTAGGCGATTATAATGCGGCGGGTGAGCCGTTACTGGGCGGACCTGCCGGGCAGGCAATGGCTTATGCACTGGCGGTATCGGAGGTTAATGCTTCTATGGGCCGGATTATAGCTACTCCGACAGCAGGCTCCTGCGGGATTATTCCGGGAGTCTTTCTCAGCTGCCAGGAGCGTTTCGGCTGGGATGATGATTATATGGTTTCAGGGCTGTTCGCCGCAGGGGCCATCGGGTATGTGATTGCCAATAATTCCTTTGTATCCGGTGCGGAGGGCGGCTGCCAGGCGGAAGTTGGTTCGGCAATCGGCATGGCGGCCGGAGCGCTGACTGAGCTGCGCGGCGGGACGCCGGCCCAGGCGGTGCATGCCGTGGGCCTGGCGCTCAAAAACACGCTTGGCCTGATCTGTGATCCGGTCGGCGGGCTTGTTGAAATTCCTTGTATCGTGCGCAACGGCTTCGGGGCTGTCACTGCCCTGGCGGCAGCGGATATGGCGCTGGCAGGCGTGCGCAGCGTGATTCCTTCAGACGAAGTAATCAAGGTGATGCTTGAGGTCGGCTCAGCCATGCCGGAGAAGCACCGCGAGACTGCCGGAGGCGGTCTGGCCCAGACGCCGACCGGCCGGCAGATTATGAAGGATCTGCGGAACAAGAAGGGCTGA
- a CDS encoding YwbE family protein translates to MNGQVRADIRPGLEVDIVLKQDQATGKLTHGTVKDILTNSPRHPHGIKVRLADGQVGRVKKITG, encoded by the coding sequence ATGAACGGACAGGTTAGAGCGGACATCCGTCCCGGGCTTGAGGTGGATATTGTGCTGAAGCAGGATCAGGCTACCGGCAAGCTCACACACGGCACAGTAAAGGACATTCTGACCAATTCGCCCCGCCACCCGCATGGAATCAAGGTGCGGCTGGCTGACGGGCAGGTCGGGCGGGTCAAAAAGATCACAGGCTGA
- a CDS encoding HNH endonuclease — protein MTDTNLPVSKQCAYCQQYKPLSEFRRRTGKRSKGQSRRGACRDCRKIRGGTPASGLPEKPAPAVSAASAAAKKSAPAGHASAGAAVRQAAEAVSASRAAQHPASAVRQTAKAAPGGGAVQHGPKTAQPKTQPHSRPRPRAGEQRRKPPVTGWPKPDPEDYSALIPSYKGMILMRGHSDKGRRWHQEIDLKLAVTLVREHAAVVVNRRTIRRLYSNKDFRRLILTRDNYTCYFCGLYGDTIDHLLPRAKGGHTTPDNCVCACNLCNQTKADKDVEEFMRR, from the coding sequence ATGACTGATACTAATCTGCCTGTATCCAAGCAATGTGCCTATTGCCAGCAGTATAAGCCGCTCTCCGAATTCCGCAGACGGACGGGCAAACGCTCCAAAGGCCAATCCCGCCGCGGCGCCTGCCGGGATTGCCGTAAAATCCGCGGCGGCACCCCGGCCAGCGGGCTGCCGGAGAAGCCTGCACCGGCAGTATCTGCTGCCTCAGCGGCGGCCAAGAAATCGGCGCCGGCGGGCCACGCGTCTGCCGGCGCCGCTGTAAGGCAGGCGGCTGAGGCTGTTTCTGCAAGCCGCGCGGCACAACATCCAGCCTCTGCCGTGCGGCAGACCGCCAAGGCTGCGCCTGGAGGCGGAGCTGTGCAGCATGGACCTAAGACCGCCCAGCCTAAAACGCAGCCGCATTCCCGCCCTCGGCCGCGGGCGGGCGAGCAGCGGCGTAAGCCCCCGGTGACAGGGTGGCCGAAGCCTGATCCTGAGGATTATTCAGCACTCATCCCTTCGTACAAAGGAATGATTCTGATGCGCGGCCACAGCGACAAGGGACGCCGCTGGCATCAGGAGATTGACCTGAAGCTGGCGGTTACGCTGGTCCGTGAGCATGCTGCTGTTGTGGTCAACCGCCGGACCATCCGCCGCCTCTACAGCAACAAGGATTTCCGCAGGCTGATCCTCACAAGAGATAACTACACCTGTTATTTCTGCGGCCTGTACGGTGACACTATTGACCACCTTTTGCCCCGGGCCAAGGGGGGCCACACCACACCCGACAACTGTGTATGCGCCTGTAACCTGTGTAATCAGACCAAGGCTGACAAGGACGTGGAGGAATTTATGCGGCGCTGA
- a CDS encoding LacI family DNA-binding transcriptional regulator: protein MTTIYDIAKKTGYSPTTVSKAFNNYSDVRAKTREEILRTAREMGYLPNAHARTLTTKKSWTLGVLFVEGTGAGIRHPFFGAVIESFKQVAVEKGYALMFISKDVGGKQSGYLENCRIHGVDGVVVFLSDYEDPYFLELLESNIPTVILDYETPQSHTVCSDNTAGAMLAVDYLTSLGHSRIAHISGGVNTVPGNQRQEGYLAAMKRHGHELRDEYIVEGEYYVLENGYSAMQKLLALPERPTAVFASGDMLALGAMTAAKDSGLSVPGDISVMGYDDIELARYVTPALTTVRQDTASLGIRAAEILLSSVDRKGNGMEAIVLPVEVVVRESCAPPGE from the coding sequence TTGACTACCATTTACGATATCGCCAAAAAAACCGGTTACTCTCCGACTACGGTATCGAAGGCGTTCAATAACTATTCCGATGTGCGTGCGAAGACCCGCGAGGAGATTCTGCGGACCGCCCGGGAGATGGGCTATCTGCCGAATGCACATGCCCGCACACTGACCACCAAGAAGTCATGGACCCTCGGCGTGCTGTTTGTGGAGGGGACGGGAGCAGGCATCCGCCATCCGTTCTTCGGTGCGGTTATTGAGAGCTTCAAGCAGGTAGCAGTAGAGAAGGGCTATGCCCTGATGTTCATCTCGAAGGATGTCGGCGGCAAGCAGAGCGGATATCTGGAGAATTGCCGGATCCATGGCGTGGACGGTGTTGTTGTGTTTCTTTCGGATTATGAGGATCCTTATTTCCTGGAGCTTCTGGAGAGCAACATTCCTACGGTGATCCTGGACTATGAGACCCCGCAGTCGCACACGGTCTGTTCGGATAACACGGCTGGAGCCATGCTGGCGGTAGACTATCTTACTTCCCTCGGGCATAGCAGGATTGCCCATATCTCCGGCGGAGTGAATACGGTTCCCGGCAATCAGCGCCAGGAGGGCTATCTTGCGGCAATGAAGCGTCACGGGCATGAGCTGCGGGACGAATACATTGTCGAAGGTGAGTATTATGTGCTGGAGAACGGCTATTCCGCTATGCAGAAGCTGCTGGCACTGCCTGAGCGGCCCACGGCTGTTTTTGCTTCCGGTGACATGCTGGCGCTCGGGGCGATGACGGCGGCTAAGGACAGCGGCTTGTCTGTACCGGGTGACATTTCGGTTATGGGGTATGACGATATCGAGCTTGCCCGTTACGTGACGCCTGCATTGACAACGGTCAGACAGGATACGGCGAGTCTGGGAATCCGTGCCGCAGAAATTCTACTATCATCGGTTGACCGCAAGGGGAACGGAATGGAGGCCATCGTGCTGCCCGTGGAAGTGGTTGTGCGGGAATCCTGTGCGCCGCCTGGTGAGTAA
- a CDS encoding glycoside hydrolase family 30 protein: MVTVQTVVTAKETGERLSRRDALVFGQKDSGQTADIQLQPEQEFQSIIGFGGAFTEAAAYTLSRMSPARRSEVLRSYFHPEEGLGYSMGRVHIHSCDFALGNYTYVQEQDTELATFDIAHDHQWVLPLIKDAMKVKGGPFTMLASPWSPPAWMKTNGEMNNGGSLKPEYAAVWARYYTKFIEAYRKEGIPVWAVSVQNEPAAVQTWDSCVYSAEEERDFVKNHLGPALHQAGMDDVNIVIWDHNRDIMIERVTPILSDPEAAKYVWGTGIHWYGGEEFDKVAKVHELFPDKHVLFTEGCQEGGLRLGEWFTGERYGRNIIGDLNAWTEGYLDWNLVLDETGGPNHVGNFCDAPIIADTVTDEVHYNSSYYYIGHFSKYIAPGAVRIGLESAIEGILSTAFRNPDGSIAVVLMNESDDARRVTLGLGSELAVCQLPPHSIATHVIS; this comes from the coding sequence ATGGTAACTGTACAAACGGTAGTGACGGCAAAAGAAACCGGGGAGCGCCTAAGCCGGCGGGATGCTCTGGTATTCGGTCAGAAGGACAGCGGGCAGACAGCGGATATCCAGCTTCAGCCGGAGCAGGAGTTTCAAAGCATCATTGGTTTTGGCGGCGCTTTCACCGAGGCTGCAGCCTACACGCTGTCGCGGATGAGCCCGGCCAGACGCTCGGAGGTGCTCCGCAGCTATTTTCACCCGGAGGAGGGCCTGGGCTACAGCATGGGGCGTGTGCATATCCACAGCTGTGATTTTGCGCTCGGAAATTATACGTATGTGCAGGAGCAGGATACAGAGCTGGCTACGTTCGATATTGCCCATGACCACCAGTGGGTGCTGCCGCTGATTAAGGATGCGATGAAGGTAAAAGGGGGCCCTTTTACGATGCTGGCTTCCCCCTGGAGCCCGCCCGCCTGGATGAAAACCAATGGGGAAATGAACAACGGCGGCTCGCTGAAGCCGGAATATGCCGCTGTCTGGGCGCGTTATTACACTAAATTTATTGAGGCCTACCGCAAGGAGGGCATTCCGGTATGGGCTGTATCGGTACAGAATGAGCCGGCGGCGGTGCAGACCTGGGATTCCTGTGTGTACAGCGCCGAGGAGGAGCGGGATTTTGTCAAAAACCACCTCGGGCCCGCCCTGCACCAAGCCGGTATGGACGATGTAAACATCGTAATCTGGGATCACAACCGGGATATTATGATCGAGCGTGTTACCCCTATTTTGTCAGATCCGGAAGCGGCGAAGTATGTTTGGGGGACGGGCATCCACTGGTATGGCGGCGAGGAGTTCGATAAGGTGGCGAAGGTGCATGAGCTTTTTCCGGATAAGCATGTGCTGTTCACGGAGGGCTGCCAGGAGGGCGGCCTGCGTCTGGGGGAATGGTTCACCGGGGAGCGCTACGGGCGGAATATAATCGGTGATCTGAACGCGTGGACGGAGGGTTATCTGGACTGGAATCTGGTGCTTGATGAGACCGGCGGGCCGAACCATGTGGGCAATTTCTGCGATGCTCCTATTATCGCCGACACGGTTACGGATGAGGTTCATTACAACAGCTCTTATTACTACATCGGCCACTTTAGCAAATATATCGCTCCCGGCGCTGTGCGGATCGGACTGGAATCTGCCATCGAAGGCATCCTGTCCACGGCATTCCGCAATCCTGACGGCAGTATCGCCGTGGTGCTGATGAACGAGAGCGATGATGCGCGCAGGGTAACGCTTGGTCTTGGCAGTGAGCTGGCCGTTTGCCAGCTGCCGCCGCATTCTATTGCTACGCATGTGATTTCGTAA
- a CDS encoding ABC transporter permease has product MENKTSGGVSRMKKQPVPALIETGSGYKKSLWKRFLAQKHLQTMALLGVAWMIIFNYIPMYGMIIAFKEYNIVKSIAEAPWVGLQHFRELYEDEDLRYVIKNTLGISLIKLLIGFPLPIIFALFLNEVRSIRYKKAIQTISYLPHFLSWVVLGGILATWLADVGIINNILLALNLIDKPISYLAEPSYFWTIVISSDIWKELGWSAIIYLAAIAGVSPEMYEAATIDGAGRFQKMWYVTLPAIRGTISILFILAVSGVLNSNFDQILVLRNSLNDSASNVIDYYIYYTGIVTSRFSYSMAVTLVKAVIALILLLIANQVTKKINDTSLF; this is encoded by the coding sequence ATGGAGAATAAAACAAGCGGCGGGGTTAGCCGGATGAAAAAGCAGCCCGTTCCGGCTCTAATCGAAACCGGTTCAGGTTACAAAAAGTCACTTTGGAAAAGGTTCCTGGCCCAGAAGCATCTGCAGACAATGGCGCTGCTCGGCGTGGCCTGGATGATCATTTTTAACTACATTCCGATGTACGGGATGATCATCGCCTTTAAGGAATACAACATCGTCAAATCGATTGCCGAGGCCCCGTGGGTGGGACTTCAGCATTTCCGGGAATTATACGAGGATGAGGATCTGAGGTATGTCATCAAGAACACGCTCGGCATCAGCTTAATCAAGCTGCTGATCGGCTTCCCGCTTCCCATTATTTTCGCCCTGTTTCTCAATGAGGTGCGTTCGATCCGCTACAAAAAAGCGATTCAGACCATCTCCTACCTGCCGCACTTTCTCTCCTGGGTCGTGCTGGGCGGTATTCTGGCAACGTGGCTTGCAGATGTAGGGATCATCAACAATATTCTGCTGGCACTGAACCTGATCGACAAACCGATTTCTTATCTGGCGGAACCAAGTTACTTCTGGACCATCGTTATTTCCTCGGATATCTGGAAAGAGCTAGGCTGGTCAGCGATTATATATCTGGCGGCCATCGCCGGGGTATCACCGGAAATGTATGAAGCTGCAACCATCGACGGCGCCGGACGGTTTCAGAAAATGTGGTATGTCACGCTGCCGGCGATCCGCGGAACGATCAGCATCCTGTTCATCCTGGCGGTCAGCGGCGTGCTTAACTCCAATTTCGACCAGATTCTGGTGCTGCGCAACTCCCTTAACGACAGTGCCAGTAATGTAATCGACTATTACATCTACTATACAGGGATCGTCACCAGCCGCTTCTCCTATTCTATGGCGGTCACGTTGGTCAAAGCAGTCATTGCGCTGATTCTGCTGCTGATTGCCAACCAGGTAACCAAAAAAATCAACGATACGTCGCTGTTCTAG
- a CDS encoding carbohydrate ABC transporter permease, whose translation MFSLKRKTMGEAIFDIANNLVMLCICFVTLYPIWYVLVNAFNDGTDAMMGGIYWWPRMFSLENFEAVFASSGIMTAMGITVAKTILGVVLHVFFTAMVAYALSRKGLIGGKLYILLGTITLFFNGGLIPTFLLNRDLHLLDNFLVYIIPVLFSFFDLIIFMTFFREIPEGLEEAAWIDGANDWSILLRVVLPVSMPVIATIALFHGVYQWNDYFTGIIYINNPDLQPIQTFLFRVVAQSSSSQMMVAIQGSTVTKSVTSQSVKLATMVVTTLPIVFVYPFLQRYFVKGMMIGSIKG comes from the coding sequence ATGTTTTCTCTCAAACGCAAAACGATGGGCGAAGCCATCTTTGATATCGCCAACAATCTTGTGATGCTCTGTATTTGCTTCGTTACCTTATATCCGATCTGGTATGTACTGGTTAACGCTTTTAACGACGGGACCGATGCCATGATGGGCGGGATTTACTGGTGGCCCCGGATGTTCAGCCTGGAAAACTTCGAAGCGGTATTCGCCAGCTCGGGTATTATGACAGCCATGGGGATTACGGTAGCCAAGACAATATTAGGTGTTGTCCTCCACGTGTTCTTTACGGCAATGGTAGCCTATGCGCTGTCCCGCAAAGGTCTGATCGGCGGCAAGCTCTACATCCTGCTGGGTACAATCACTCTGTTCTTTAACGGCGGACTCATTCCGACCTTCCTGCTGAACCGGGATCTGCATCTGCTCGATAACTTCCTGGTCTATATCATTCCGGTCCTGTTCAGCTTCTTTGATCTTATTATCTTTATGACCTTCTTCCGGGAGATTCCGGAAGGGCTCGAAGAAGCGGCGTGGATCGACGGTGCGAATGACTGGTCGATTCTCCTGCGGGTGGTGCTGCCGGTATCCATGCCGGTTATCGCAACGATCGCCCTATTTCACGGTGTGTATCAATGGAATGACTATTTTACCGGGATTATTTATATCAATAACCCGGACCTGCAGCCGATTCAGACCTTCCTGTTCCGGGTAGTCGCCCAGTCCAGCTCCAGCCAGATGATGGTGGCCATACAGGGCAGCACGGTGACGAAGAGCGTAACCTCGCAGTCCGTTAAGCTGGCTACGATGGTAGTAACAACGCTGCCGATTGTCTTCGTCTATCCGTTCCTGCAGCGTTATTTTGTAAAAGGCATGATGATCGGTTCGATCAAGGGCTAA